One region of Halomicrobium sp. LC1Hm genomic DNA includes:
- a CDS encoding glycosyltransferase, giving the protein MRVAFVAMETTHHRDTEGARRLERVAKQLTERGHEVTIYCARWWDSDQRTFEPEDITYRAVTATPNAAAFATRLPVRLARHPPDVIHASPRPPGGVVGASVGGTITRAPVLVDWFGDEAIGASRLVDRAAKSPDCVVTPSEMVRTTVREHGASSDQTAIVPESIDMAQIRDTEPAATVDVAFAHPLDESANVESLLLGLAELRERDWSAKIVGDGPYREDYERQVRDLRIEDRVEFVGACDREERISIYRGAHVFVQTAYREYFASELLWALACGCIGIVEYQARSSAHELIEHRERSFRVTSTQQMADAIVASGDYPHETIDESLAEYDHDAVREQYLEHYRRLIEAHGLL; this is encoded by the coding sequence ATGCGCGTCGCGTTCGTCGCCATGGAGACGACCCACCACCGGGACACCGAGGGGGCCCGCCGACTCGAACGCGTCGCCAAGCAACTGACCGAGCGGGGCCACGAAGTGACGATCTACTGCGCTCGCTGGTGGGACAGCGACCAGCGGACCTTCGAGCCCGAGGACATCACCTACCGCGCGGTGACGGCGACGCCGAACGCGGCAGCGTTCGCGACGCGCCTGCCCGTTCGCCTCGCTCGTCACCCGCCGGACGTGATCCACGCCAGTCCGCGCCCGCCCGGTGGCGTCGTGGGAGCCAGCGTCGGCGGGACGATCACGCGCGCCCCCGTGCTGGTCGACTGGTTCGGCGACGAGGCGATCGGTGCCAGTCGACTGGTCGACCGCGCGGCAAAGAGCCCGGACTGCGTGGTCACGCCGTCGGAGATGGTCCGGACGACCGTCCGGGAACACGGTGCCAGCAGCGACCAGACGGCGATCGTCCCGGAGAGCATCGACATGGCACAGATCCGAGACACCGAGCCCGCAGCGACCGTCGACGTGGCCTTCGCCCACCCGCTAGACGAGAGCGCCAACGTCGAGAGCCTCCTGCTCGGGCTGGCAGAGCTCCGGGAACGGGACTGGTCTGCGAAGATCGTCGGCGACGGACCCTACCGCGAGGACTACGAGCGACAGGTCCGCGACCTGCGCATCGAGGACCGCGTCGAGTTCGTCGGTGCCTGTGACCGCGAGGAGCGAATCAGTATCTACCGGGGCGCACACGTCTTCGTCCAGACGGCCTACCGGGAGTACTTCGCCAGCGAGTTGCTGTGGGCACTCGCCTGTGGCTGTATCGGGATCGTCGAGTATCAGGCCCGCTCTAGCGCCCACGAACTGATCGAACACCGCGAGCGCAGCTTCCGGGTCACGAGCACCCAGCAGATGGCAGACGCCATCGTCGCGAGCGGCGACTACCCCCACGAGACGATCGACGAATCGCTGGCCGAGTACGACCACGACGCCGTCCGCGAGCAGTATCTCGAACACTACCGGCGGCTGATCGAGGCCCACGGCCTGCTGTGA
- a CDS encoding Yip1 family protein, giving the protein MAPRTPFLRPDRYFTDHEPTFDRGLVVAALVVVGTLVMVAGLGAVFTAKIDGTVMVDNPDRPSEQFCDGQMNESFSETNTTFGCDEPAEIERNIDVIIDEAMGQFYGPILVGVPILLFVIAGLLHLGTALAGGQGSFGNTLTVAAWGFAPTLVTMPLAIAALWVTMDPVTITTGMEPATFQSMLLGRINEWVPIALALNAVGSLWGAVIWVFGLERGRNVSRGGAAVVAGIVALLLFVIGLA; this is encoded by the coding sequence ATGGCCCCGCGAACGCCCTTCCTCCGCCCAGATAGATACTTCACAGACCACGAGCCGACGTTCGATCGCGGCCTGGTCGTCGCCGCGCTGGTCGTGGTCGGCACGCTCGTGATGGTGGCCGGGCTCGGCGCGGTCTTCACCGCGAAAATCGACGGCACCGTGATGGTCGACAACCCGGACCGCCCGTCAGAGCAGTTCTGTGACGGGCAGATGAACGAGAGCTTCTCGGAGACGAACACGACCTTCGGCTGTGACGAACCGGCCGAGATCGAGCGTAACATCGACGTGATCATCGACGAAGCGATGGGGCAGTTCTACGGCCCGATCCTGGTCGGCGTTCCGATCCTCCTGTTCGTCATCGCCGGACTGCTCCATCTCGGGACGGCGCTGGCCGGCGGCCAGGGGTCGTTCGGCAACACGCTGACGGTCGCCGCCTGGGGGTTCGCCCCGACACTGGTGACGATGCCCCTGGCGATCGCGGCGCTGTGGGTGACGATGGATCCCGTGACCATCACCACGGGGATGGAGCCCGCCACCTTCCAATCGATGCTGCTTGGCCGGATCAACGAGTGGGTGCCGATCGCGCTGGCGCTCAACGCCGTCGGTTCGCTCTGGGGGGCCGTCATCTGGGTGTTCGGCCTCGAACGCGGCCGGAACGTCTCCCGAGGCGGGGCGGCCGTCGTCGCCGGCATCGTCGCGC